CTCGGAGCTGGGGCGGGGCAACTTCTCTTTGGCAATTTACCCCGCCTCCCCGATGTCGATGTCGCAGTTCCAGACAGTGAAAGTGGTCCTCCCTCCAAGGTGCTCTGTCTCTGTTTGTCTCTCTGCCATCAAAATGTGCATTtagggaaaaacctgaaactctTCCGTACTATGATTCTTCTCAGGAATATTATTAGCATTTAACCACTTGAACACGGTAGGCAAAGAAATTAAGACTAGTGGTAGAAATTCGGAGATTACCTGGTGCTGAAGGAAAGGAATTAAGGAAAGGGCCTGAAGGGTCCTAGGACTTGAGGTATAGTCACGGTATTATCAGCCAGCTGACACTCTTGGGTGATGAACCTTTTGAGtgtgggaagaaggaagagaaaatcagAGTAGATACGTAATATGGAAAATCTTACTATAAAATAAGTCCCTCGGCTTTTGCAGTCTGGGTGTAATATAAACTGTTAAATGTTTAGACAATTATGGGATGCACTGCTTTTTTCTAGGAGTTAAAATAATTGGGTCCCAGTTGTGTTTTCCAGTTGAACACCTCAGACATATCTGGTTGAGCACCTCACTCCTGGACAAATGCCAGCCCACCCGAGTCACGAGACCCGCAAGAGCCTTCAAGAGTATCTTCCTGCCCTGATAAGCAGGATGGACTCTTGGCTACGGCAAGGCTTCTGGTGCATGTTCCTGGCCTTTGCTGCTTTCTCTAGGAAATAAGCCCCCACTTGTCAGTGAAGGACCTGGTGGGCTTTTGGCCCTTTGTTTGCAACAAGAATCATTTCCTGTCCTCCAAAGAGATGCGGTCCCAGGAAGGCAGTGGGAGGTGGGTGCGCGGCCAGGGGCCTCCTGCCCTCGGTTTCCGTGCTGTGAACGGGGTTCCCGAGGCTTGCTGCACAGACGCCACTTGGATGTGCCCTGCTCTAAGGCCCAGCTCAGGTGTCTTCGAAGCATTTCCCCTACAGACCACGTCCTGGGCCCTGTGGTTAGTAGGCTCAGGAGCAGATGAGCTCCAGGGATCCTGCCCTGACCGCCTCCTGTGTGAGCCCTCGCGAGGCGGTCAGCCACTCGGGAGGTCCTGGGGCCACCCTCACCGTCCCCCTTGGCCACGTACTGTGCTCTCAGCATAATGACAAAAACAGTGACGATGGCAGCACCAACGGGAGCAGCAGTGGCCCTCTAATCGTGGACTGTCATGTCTCAGGCACCCTGCCGAACTCTTCAAGTCTCTCCTAAAAGCCCTGTAAGGCAGGTATTTCTAGGCCCACTTTACAGATGTGAAACCCAGGGCAGAGATTGAGAAGTTCGCTGGAGACAAGTAGCGAGTCAgcggctgggatttgaacccccCGTGGCTGGCTCTAAAGCCCTGCTCTTACCGACTGATGTGGGGTCCAGGGGCCCCCTCCCCCGCCCTGATGTAGGGTCCACGGCCCCTCCCCCCAAGCCTGCCATCCTCATCCTTACAGCATGACAGGACACAAAGACAGACAGATGTACAGCCAGACTTTATTAAGCAAGTTACACATCttacttgcttttttcttctgaaaGCCTCACTGCATAGAATTTCTAAATCAAGGGCACACATTTCACAAAGCAAACGTGTTTAGAGAGAGCAGGAGAGTTCTAATGCCAATGTCAGGCAATAAAGAAAAAGGGGGTTTCCTTCCAGGAAACTGGACGACCGGTCCTGCTTCCCTGCACAGCACCCCGGCAGCCCCTGCTACCTCTCTACCGTCATCCTTCTCTCCACTCCCAGAGCATCCAGATATCAGCAGAGGGGGCCTGGAGGGGCGGGCGTGCGCGAGGTGAGACCTCTGGTCTGCAGGCTCCTCTGTTTCCCCCTCGCATCTGCTGTTCCTGCTGAGGAGACCAGGGAGCAGCGCAGGAAGACAGGCTTTTCTAGGCGACCTTTCCTTATTTCAgggcgcccctccccccacccttcaTCACACACACATGCGTTTAAAGAATAATCATCTGTCTGGGTCCGTGTCCCACTCTGAGcatctttccctccttcccaaaAAGCAGCCACCCACTTTGGACAGACTGAGTGGGGAAGCAGGCCAGTTCCTGGGTTCTCTGCAGCCCCCGCCAGGCAGACGCATTGGGGGTCCTCGGGACATGTTGGAAAAGGCCCTTCCCAGAGAGGTGGAGATTCCCCCACTGCTTCCCTGCTCCTGCTGCACCCTCCAGGGAGACGGGGAGGGGCTCTACTGCAGTCCTCGTCTCCTGGCCCTCTAGGTTGGCACTCAGCAAGGGGAATAAATAGGAGGGAAAATAGTTTTCCAGTGTTTccactccttttttattttcatcttcacaGCAGTTATTTTCTCCCAAGAGGCATCTTCCTCTGAGAAGCACAATTCCCTCCTTGTTTTAATAAGACCCCATGGAATTCCATTGGCCTTGTGGTCGGCCACCTAGAGGGTGCCAGCTCTTGGGCATTTCTCTGGACGAAGCCGTTGGGTGAAAAGTGAAGGACAGACGAGAGGGAGAGATGGTTTCTTCACCAGGCTGGGCTGTCGAGATGCTGTGGGATCCCAGGCAGTGGCAGGAATTCCAGGGGTACCCATGTGCGCTGTGACTCCCTGGGGGGCTGCCCGGCACGGGCTGGGCACACACCTGCAGGAGGGAAGGTCCCCAAGGCGGGACGCTTGCAGAGGCGCAGAGCAAGGCATTCTAGGATCAAGGCTGATGGCCACATCCCAAGGAGCCGTCTCTACGCTGGTAGGCGGAGGGGCCGCCCAGGGCAGCCCACTGCAGAGTACGGCCATGGAACCCGCAGGCTGGGGAGCCCTCTGACCCGGCGCTTGGCTCACGCTGTCTGTTGGCTGGGGGTGTGGGGCTCTCCCTCAGGGGTGGACTTGTGACCAGGAGACCTGGGAGGGTCCGTCTAGTGTGTTGCTGGTTGCAGGTTGTCCTGTTGCTCCAGCTGTCCCTCGCGGGCCAGGTTTGGCCAACATTCTCCCCCACATCTCCCCAGTTCACTGAGTAGTCTGAAAAGGCTCTGCCGGGTGCCCGGGGAGGGGCCAGGGAGGGACACAGTCTGGCCAGGCCGCTGGGTCTCTGGTCACACCTGCTGAGCCCTGCTGATAAGTTCTGGAACAAATGAGCCATACCTCTGAGACCGGGGCCCCAAAAGAGCAAAACAGTGGTGAAAATGAGAGTGGACGGTGTGAGAAGCGACACGCCTTCCTTCTCTGGgccccctttctccccacctGAGGCCGGTTCCACCCGCGGGAGGGTCACACAGAGAGGTCGTCGGACCTGGCCTTACTGAGGCGGCGCTTGTCTCCCTGGCAGCCTTGGGGGAAGTGGTGGCCTGGGGGGGCGCCCCGGGGCGGCTCGGGCCCCGGGGCAGGGCGGAGCTGGGCGAAGCCCTCCCCGGGCGGCCCCTCCTGGCCTCGCACCCGCTCAGCGGCCAGGTTGGCAGTGTTCTGCTGAGCGGCCACCTTGTTACTGAAGGGGCTGAGGCACGTCCCCGCCGGGCCGCCCCCCAGGCACTGGCTGACGTCGGGGGGCGGCTGGGGCCTGAGCAGGCCCTGGCCCGCCCTGCCGAGCCGCGGCCGGACCTTCCTCCAGCCCAGGTGGTAGAGCTCAGCCAGGCTGAGGACGAGCGACAGCCCGGCCACGGCCAGCATGAAGATGATGAAGACGTTCTTCTCCGTGGGCCGCGACACGTAGCAGTTGACGGGGTGAGGGCAGGGGCTCCTGTGGCACACGTGCAGCGTGTCCAGGAAGACCCCGTACAGGAGGCACTGGCCCGCAATGAAGGCCACCTCCACGGCCGTGCGCACCAGGATGCTGCACACGTAGGTGTGCAACAGTGCGCCACGCAGGGCCACCTTCCCGTGCGCCTCCTCCCAGCAGGACGGCGCCGCCTTCGCGGCCGTGGGGCACTCACACGCCTCCGGGTCCCGGGCGCTCTGCGGCCGCGCGGCCTCCCTGAGCCTCCGCTTCTCCTGCACGCGCACCGTGTGCACGGCGTGGCCCATGTACAGCAGGGACGGCGTGGACACGAAGATGGTCTGCAGCACCCAGTAGCGGATGTGCGAGATGGGGAAGGCCTGGTCGTAGCACACGTTCTCGCAGCCCGGCTGCATGGTGTCGCACCGGAAGTCGGCCTGCTCGTCGCCCCAGGAGGACTCGGCCGCCGTGCCCAGCACCAGCATGCGGAAGATGAAGAGGACGGTCAACCAGACCTTGCCGATGACCGTGGAGTGCTTGTGCACCTCCTCCAGGAACTCCCCCAGGAAGCTCCAGTCGCCCATGGCTCACCGAGGCCGGGCCAGCGCTCCTGCGAACAAGAGAGAAGGTCTCGGCCAGGGTCCCCACGGTGAGCCCGGGCCCGTGCGTGGGCGCCGTGTGAGAGAGAACAGCTCAGAAGCCAGGGTCCCCACGGTGAGCCCGGGCCCGTGCGTGGGCGCCGTGTGAGAGAGAACAGCTCAGAAGCCAGGGACAGCCAACAGCCCCGTCCCTGCCCCAGATGATCGACAGCCCCATCCAACAGGAGAAAGCTGGGACGGGCACTGCCCAAACGCCCCTAAACAGAGAAGGGGGTGGTGGAggatacagagaaggttgggtttccCAAATGAGAGTGATGCTGAGGCAGCATATgggtatttctgttggtctccgtgtcttagagcagctaagagagaaaaacaaaaaattgtgctactgtagcccataccaaatgtgaaaatctgttctataactgcttgttaaagcATATTTggaaattgattgcttttctgtatatatgttatatttcacaataaaaaaatatgttaaaaaaaagtcaggaatacctcaaaagttttcttttttccccagcaaaaataaaaaagaaagatttaagaTAGATGTGGAAGGATTGTACTTTAGTGGGCCCAGCAATCAACAGGGTTTGTGCTACAGTGTGGGTCTTGTGCTTTTTCCTTCTAGAGACTCAACTTCAAGTGGTCAGGGGGGAGGAAGGTATCCCCAGAAATCCGGCCGTGCAGCCAGCCCGGGTGATGCCCAGGTGGGAGCTGAAGCCGAAACGCGGGAGCGGCGGAGAGAGTGCAGGCCTGGGATGCGGCGACGTGACTCGGGGTGTCTCCCACAGAGACCAGTCCCTCCTCTGAGATGCTGGGGGAGGAAGAGCCACAGAAGAGGATTTCTGAGTATTAAATGGAGCGAGGTCTGTGACACATGGAGATTAATACCACAGATGCCCAACGCGTTTGGGTGGCTGTCAGGTGGGAGAGGGTTTTGCTTGGCTTCAGAGAGAACCAGGAGGAGGAGGGCAAGAGAGCAGACCACAGGGCGTCCAGCAGGCCAGCTGTGCGGGACGTGCTAAGCAAAACGGAACTGTGCCTGTCACAAGGGCCTCATGGCTGAGTGCTTGGTTCCCTCAGCTGGTGAGGGGGAGGCAGTGTGGGGCCAGCTCAGCCAGTGCCCGGCCCCCACACCTCGGGCAGTGCCCGGCTCCTGCACCTCCAGCAGCGCCCGGCCCCCACACCATGGGCAGCGCCCGGCCCCCACATCATGGGCAGTGCCCGGCTCCTGCACCTCGGGCAGTGCCCGGTCCTCACACCTCGGCCAATGCCCGGCCCCCGCACCATGGGCAGCACCCGGCCCCCGCACCTCGGGCAGCACAGTTGCACAGCACGGCGTGGGCCAGGCCTCTTCTCTCCACTTCAGTTCCCTGCTGGGAAGTTTTCTAACTGCAGAGGGCACCCACCTGGGACCCTGCTCACCCTCATGCCAGAATAAACGCCCAAACCTCTATTTTATGTCCCATACCGAGTCTCTCCCGCACTGGCCCTGGCTGGCCTCTCCTGCCTCTGCACTGCCCGCTCCCATCAGCCGTGGCCAGTCCTGGCAGACGCTCAGCTGCCTCCACCCCAGGTGAACTCCAGGGTCCTTCGAGTTGACCCAAAATAACCCCCGCGGCCTCCCCACTCCTTCAAGCAGGGCCCCCCGTTCCTGCGGCCGCCCTGGGGACACCcgctcctctccagcacttgccaccTTGGGCTGCACCCCTCCACTGTGGAGGGTGCTGCTGGGAAAGTGTCCCCCCAGTCAAAGCCACTGAGCCCCGCTTGCTGTCCTCCCCCTCCCACCTGGTCCTGCCTGCAGACAAGGCTGAGCCGGCCGAGCTGTCTGAAGCTGCCCAGAGAACCTCAGAAGTGCGGCCTGCATCCCGAGGCGAATCTCCGACCCCCAGAATTCCTACTTGGTGAGCAACACAGATGTCACAGAGGCGTGGGCCACTCGCCAGCCCTAATCAACAGGATGACAGAAAGGCGGGCACCGAATGTAAATGCTCCTTTCTTAGAGTCATAAACGCTCAGATTCAGCCTCAATGTTTGGCCTTGCCATCGTTGTGCCATCGCGCCTGCTTCCATCTGGAGCGTTGTGTCGGCTCCCAGGGAAGGCAGAGCAGCGGAGATGTTCCTCATCACGAGGGCTGCTTCCGTCCTGACGCctgccagccccagccccggCATTCACGGCGTCCCGGGACAGGCCAGTCCTTGCACCAGTGCCAAGGGGCCCTCCCTGTGCTCCTCCCCATCAAAGGCCACCCCCAGGTCTTTGACCCTTTTTCTCGGGTTGTGATCAAACGTCTGCCCCCTTGTGTCCCTCAGCCTCCAAATGTGGAAGACTGTGGGGCGCTGGCTCAAAAGGAAAACGGCCGCGTGGTGAGGGTTTGGCCAGCCGCCTTCCCTCCTGGGCACGTGCAGCTTCAGCGCCCTCAGGCCAGCCTCGTGCAGCGACCGGGCTGCTCAATGgactggagggagaggaggggagagagaaggggggACGAAGGCGAGAGGAGGgacagaaagaagggaaagtCAAGGGGTGGATGGGAATGGAAGAACATGTAAGAGGCCGTGCAGTAGTCAAGAGAAGGAGGACTGGGCGGTTAATGGCGGTTCAAGTCCCTAGAGCCATCTGCCTGGGATCAGATGAGTTCATTCCTCGtccagttaattcctgcattcaGTTCCTCCTGTGCAAACCAGGTGCAGCGTTGTGGACCAGGGAGTGACCTTCACTGATTTCCCGCCACGTACAAAGTCCAAACTCTTTAACCTGCCACCCGAGACCCGCCTCAGGCTTGAGTACCTGGCACATGCTCTGGCCTGGGGGAGCCAAGGAGGAGGACCCTGGACCAGCCAAGAGaaggtgggaggggaggagggaaaggggaagCAGGAAGTAGAGAGGGGCATTGAAAAGGAGAGAACAGACACAAGTGGAAGAGCAGAAGGGAGAGGAAGTGAGGAAACGGAAATGGGAATTAAAAGGAAGCAATAAGAAAAACACACAGCAGTGTGTGCTCAAGGCCTTGGGTTGTCCAAACGCTCGGTTTGTCCAAACGCTCAAGCCCTGCAGAATTCCTCTCCATCTTCTGAGTCTCCCTCCTTCCTTGCAAGGCTCCAAGAGAGTAGGAGACAGTTCCAGCCTAAGAATGCGAGGCTCTGGCTGGTGTGTGGGATGCTGGCTGCTGCCTCCTGGCTCAGGGGCGGCGACCCCCCTGGGAGGAACGGGAACAGCACCTGCGGGCTGGGGCggcgaggggtgggggtggggcgggatgTGGGGCCCAGCGCCAGGGAGGTGGCTGAGGCCTTCCCCGGGGACTCGCTGGCCAACCGCAGCCCCTCAGCGAAACGGGGGCTGCCTCACACACCACATCTCGGCTCGGTGCGGGGCCCGGTGGCGGTGAGACCCCCGGCCGGCACTCCCTTCAGACCACGACTCAGCAAAGAAACGTGCCCACTGGGCGCTCAGTGAGTCTCCTGGGCATACAGCACAGAGATGCTCTGCAGGTTATTACCCATCTGATGGCAGGAAGTGTGTTAGAAGAGGCAAAAGTCCCCAGGTCATGAATAAATTCTACCAAATACAACATATTTCACTGCCCTGGCTGTGACCTTCACTGATTACCCACCACGTACAAAGTCCAAACTTGTTAACCTGCCACCCGAGACCCGCCGCAGCCCAGCCCCATCCTACCTTTTTCCACATGTTCAGAACTTATGCTCAAGGATCCCCACCTGCATATAGGCGTCGCCTCTTTAtcttgttccctctgcctggaaagccCTTCTTCACGCATTCGTTGGTTTCCTGCGTTTCCTGAGTGGTTTCCAGGTGGCCGTGCCAGGCAGGTCCTGAGAAGAGGACGAGGCAGGGTCCCCGCATCCCGGAGCTCGGctgctttcttttccctctaCTACGGGAGAAAGTTAGACATGCAACTGCAGAAGCCCCTGACGCCTGCTGACACGCAGGAAGTGCACGGGCTGTGGGAACGGGTGGCGGGATCCCGGTCAGGTCAGGGTCAGGGAGAGTCTTGCCAGATGGGCCCCCAGGCCAGGCCAGACACCCCAGAGTCTGCAAAGGAACATTCCGGCGCTGGCAGTTCTCCTTCCCAGGCCTTCACCGTCTCTCGGCGTGTCGGATCCCGGGGCGGGGCTGGTTACTGGGGGGCCCCCGGCACTTGTCTGCGATGGTAGCACAGGGCTTGGGTGGGGGGACGAGCTAGAGGAAGCACTGCCATGCGCGAGCGTGGCCCTTTCATGCCTTTACTTCATGCACTATGTCCCTAGAAGTAAAGTTCGAGTCGCCGCCTTCCCAgtccagttttccttcttttgctggCAATGTTCCTGTGCAGCCAACGTTGTCAAAGAAAACCATTTCAGAGCAACCCCGACTCCCCAAAACTCATGCCCAAGACCTCATCCGTGGGCCCAAGAGTTCTCGCgtcagcctctgtttctttggTGTGTCCCAAAGTTAGTGTCTAGTGTGTCGGGTAAATTCTCACATGTGGGTTTATGCTGCCTTCGACGTGTTCCCTAAAAGTTTCTTATTCACCAGCCTGCAGGTTCagtgtgtatgggtgtgtgtgtgtgtgtgtgtgtgtatgtctctgtgtgtgtgtgtctgcgtgtgtctgtgtgtgtatgtctgtgtgtgtgtctgcatgtgtgtgtgtctgcgtgtgtgtgtatgtctgcgtgtgtctgcgtgtgtgtgtgcgtgtgtctgcgtgtgtgtgtctgcgtgtgtctgcgtgtgtgtgtctgtgtgtgtctgcgtgtgtgtgtgtatgtgtgtgtgtctgcgtgtctgtgtgtgtctgcgtgtgtgtgtgtctgcgtgtgtgtctgtgtgtgtgtatatgtgtgtgtgtgtatgtgtgtgtgtctgcgtgtgtgtgtctgcgtgtgtgtgtgtgtgtgtgtgtgagctccTGCTCTGTGCTTTCCACTGCTGTGGCCACTGTGAACAAGACCCGAGAAGCATCAGGTCCGGCCTGGGCTGGGCACCCAGGGACAGCTGCTAGAATAGGAAAACCAGGCTTTATCGACGATTCCTGCCTCAAGGCTTTGACAGCTTCCCCCCTCGAGTGGATTGCACCCTTTACAGAGACAGAAGCCCCGTCCTGGGTTCTGTATTCTTGCCGAACCAGGTCCTGGGTGAAGGCTTTCTTGATGACTGAACAAAATCACTTGGTCTGGGAGACCGACTGCCAAGTGGGCCCAGGAGGACTCAAATCTTTCTGAAATCTAGcgataaaaataaaagcttaaacTACTCAAAATGTGCTTCCCTGCGTTCTCTTGTGGCTCCGTGGGGGCAGTGCTGTGGCTGTTTGGTGTGAGACTGAACATCCTCAGGACGCCTGGACACTGCATTTGCACTGGTGGGCGCAACGCGTGGCCACCTGTGGGCGGTCACCTTTGTAGAGGGAAACAGGAGAGGGGAAGAGACGTGTCCAAGGAGGCGGGGCTGCGGCAGCACACCCAGGTCCCCACCCAGAGCTCCCGATGAAGTCTGCGCAGCCAGCGGCCGCGTCTTCCTCTCTGCACCTGAACTTCAAAATCTCCCCAAACCGGGGACAGCGCGTGGCTGTGGACAGAGCCCTGCCGTGTGTGAGAAGCCTGGGGTCGCCTCATGCCACCGAGTGGCCGTGTAGGTCCCCGCTGAGGGCCAGCCCGTGGGGGAGCGAGGGGGCGGGACGTGCGATGCAGCTCAGTGTCCCACGCCGTGTCTGGACGTCCTCCCGTGCCAGCTCTGTCCCGGAAGCCAGGGCCCCAGGGGAAGGCCCCCCGTCGGGGGCGGCTCAGACGGCTGCTGTGCGAGCACAGGTGCAGCGCTGGGCAAATGTGCACGCGAGCCCCGGACAGCTGGGCCGGCGCTGGGCAA
This is a stretch of genomic DNA from Tamandua tetradactyla isolate mTamTet1 chromosome 4, mTamTet1.pri, whole genome shotgun sequence. It encodes these proteins:
- the GJA5 gene encoding gap junction alpha-5 protein, with the protein product MGDWSFLGEFLEEVHKHSTVIGKVWLTVLFIFRMLVLGTAAESSWGDEQADFRCDTMQPGCENVCYDQAFPISHIRYWVLQTIFVSTPSLLYMGHAVHTVRVQEKRRLREAARPQSARDPEACECPTAAKAAPSCWEEAHGKVALRGALLHTYVCSILVRTAVEVAFIAGQCLLYGVFLDTLHVCHRSPCPHPVNCYVSRPTEKNVFIIFMLAVAGLSLVLSLAELYHLGWRKVRPRLGRAGQGLLRPQPPPDVSQCLGGGPAGTCLSPFSNKVAAQQNTANLAAERVRGQEGPPGEGFAQLRPAPGPEPPRGAPPGHHFPQGCQGDKRRLSKARSDDLSV